The Halosimplex litoreum genome has a window encoding:
- a CDS encoding ABC transporter ATP-binding protein: protein MSWGFSGGNDDADAFEDLRDAAERPMWQIFTEYGRGYKGEFALGAVASVIARFLELIPALILGVAIDSLFAGDQAFRLPLVPASVIPATTEAQFWFAVGAVAGIYVLTATLNWVNSWAWNRFAQHLQHEVRVDTYDVVQRLDMSFFDSKQTGEIMSILNNDVNQLESFLTNDLNAGIRIGVLVVGTGALMIWLNAQLALVALLSIPVLALASYVFVQRIGPKYGRVRGSVGALNSRLENNIGGIEVVKSYGRESFERDRVESASEDYLDANWDAISTRIKFFPSLRIITGFGYVVTFLVGGYWLLFGAPGPFSGTLALGTLTTMLLWSRRFLWPMRQFGNVVNNYRYAFAAAERVVGLMNDPATIHEDDDAVDLETVDGLVEYEDVRFRYPEADDNSVEDVSFTAESGDFVGLVGPTGAGKTTLLKLLMRLYDPHEGTIRIDGTDIRDLSLSSLRSHVGYVSQEPYLFHGTIEENVAYGLEASDDEIVEALGMAGAMEFVADLPDGIETTVGERGVKLSGGQRQRIAIARAILEDPEILVLDEATSHVDNETEVLIQQSLESLTAERTTFAIAHRLSTIRDADTILVMDDGRVVEQGPHEELLERDGLYANLWSVQVGEVDALPEEFVERTAERERASLDDD from the coding sequence ATGTCATGGGGTTTCTCCGGCGGGAACGACGACGCCGACGCCTTCGAGGACCTCCGGGATGCTGCCGAGCGGCCGATGTGGCAGATATTCACGGAGTACGGGCGCGGCTACAAGGGCGAGTTCGCGCTCGGCGCAGTCGCGAGCGTGATCGCGCGCTTTCTCGAACTGATCCCGGCGCTGATCTTGGGGGTCGCCATCGACTCGCTGTTCGCGGGCGACCAGGCGTTTCGGCTCCCTCTCGTGCCGGCGTCGGTGATACCCGCCACGACGGAGGCCCAGTTCTGGTTCGCCGTGGGGGCGGTGGCGGGCATCTACGTCCTGACGGCGACGCTGAACTGGGTGAACTCCTGGGCGTGGAACCGCTTCGCCCAGCACCTCCAGCACGAGGTGCGCGTCGACACCTACGACGTGGTCCAGCGGTTGGACATGAGCTTCTTCGACTCGAAACAGACCGGAGAGATCATGTCCATCCTCAACAACGACGTCAACCAACTGGAGAGCTTCCTCACAAACGATCTGAACGCCGGCATCCGGATCGGCGTCCTCGTCGTCGGTACCGGCGCGCTGATGATCTGGCTCAACGCCCAGCTGGCGCTGGTCGCGCTGCTCTCCATCCCCGTCCTCGCCCTCGCGAGCTACGTGTTCGTCCAGCGGATCGGGCCGAAGTACGGCCGCGTTCGGGGCTCGGTCGGTGCCCTGAACTCCCGGCTGGAGAACAACATCGGCGGTATCGAAGTGGTCAAGTCCTACGGCCGCGAGAGCTTCGAGCGCGACCGCGTCGAGTCGGCGTCTGAAGACTACCTCGACGCCAACTGGGACGCCATCTCGACGCGGATCAAGTTCTTCCCCTCGCTCAGAATCATCACCGGCTTCGGCTACGTCGTCACCTTCCTCGTCGGCGGCTACTGGCTCCTGTTCGGCGCGCCCGGCCCGTTCTCGGGCACGCTCGCGCTCGGGACGCTCACCACGATGCTGCTGTGGTCGCGCCGCTTTCTCTGGCCGATGCGCCAGTTCGGCAACGTCGTCAACAACTACCGCTACGCCTTCGCCGCCGCCGAGCGCGTCGTCGGCCTGATGAACGACCCGGCGACGATCCACGAGGACGACGACGCCGTCGACCTCGAGACCGTCGACGGCCTCGTCGAGTACGAGGACGTGCGCTTTCGCTACCCCGAGGCCGACGACAACTCCGTCGAGGACGTGTCCTTCACCGCCGAATCCGGTGACTTCGTCGGCCTCGTCGGCCCCACGGGCGCGGGCAAGACGACGCTGCTCAAACTGCTGATGCGGCTGTACGACCCCCACGAGGGGACGATCCGGATCGACGGGACGGATATTCGGGACCTGTCGCTGTCGAGCCTGCGGAGCCACGTCGGCTACGTCAGCCAGGAGCCCTATCTCTTCCACGGAACCATCGAGGAGAACGTCGCATACGGGCTGGAGGCGAGCGACGACGAGATCGTCGAGGCGCTGGGGATGGCCGGTGCGATGGAGTTCGTCGCGGACCTGCCCGACGGTATCGAGACGACCGTCGGCGAGCGCGGGGTGAAGCTCTCCGGGGGACAGCGCCAGCGGATCGCCATCGCACGGGCGATCCTCGAAGACCCGGAGATCCTCGTCCTCGACGAGGCGACCAGCCACGTCGACAACGAGACGGAGGTGCTGATCCAGCAGTCGCTGGAGTCGCTGACGGCCGAGCGGACGACCTTCGCTATCGCCCATCGACTCTCGACGATCCGGGACGCCGACACGATCCTCGTCATGGACGACGGTCGCGTCGTCGAACAGGGACCCCACGAGGAACTGCTCGAACGGGACGGCCTGTACGCCAACCTCTGGAGCGTCCAGGTCGGCGAGGTCGACGCGCTCCCCGAAGAGTTCGTCGAGCGCACCGCCGAGCGCGAACGCGCCAGTCTGGACGACGACTGA